In Micromonospora sp. WMMD980, the following are encoded in one genomic region:
- a CDS encoding CrcB family protein: protein MGGTVNRPPEPRVDPDVDLRVPADRAELTAHPAAVLGVIAAGGALGALARAGAQAAVPHPPTGFPWATFGVNVTGCLLIGALMAVLTTRPAGPLVRPFLGVGVLGGFTTFSAYAVDAQRLVTAGAPGTALAYLGATVLAALLAVAAGDAVTGRLLAVRHGVTR, encoded by the coding sequence GTGGGAGGCACCGTGAACCGACCGCCCGAACCCCGCGTCGACCCCGACGTCGACCTCCGCGTACCCGCCGACCGGGCGGAACTGACCGCGCACCCGGCCGCCGTGCTGGGAGTGATCGCCGCCGGTGGCGCGCTGGGCGCGCTGGCCCGCGCCGGCGCCCAGGCCGCCGTGCCGCACCCGCCCACCGGCTTCCCGTGGGCCACGTTCGGCGTCAACGTCACCGGCTGCCTGCTGATCGGCGCGCTGATGGCGGTGCTCACCACCCGCCCGGCCGGCCCGCTCGTGCGGCCGTTCCTCGGCGTCGGGGTGCTCGGTGGGTTCACCACGTTCTCCGCGTACGCGGTCGACGCGCAGCGCCTGGTGACGGCCGGGGCGCCGGGCACCGCGCTGGCCTACCTGGGGGCGACCGTGCTGGCCGCGCTGCTGGCGGTCGCCGCCGGGGACGCGGTGACCGGCCGGCTGCTGGCCGTCCGGCACGGGGTGACCCGGTGA
- the paaK gene encoding phenylacetate--CoA ligase PaaK, whose amino-acid sequence MQDRTPRPDELDPVERIGVDELRALQLDRLRRSLRHAYDHVPHYRRAFDDAGAHPGDVRDLADLARFPFTAKAELRENYPFGMFAVPRERIARLHASSGTTGRPTVVGYTRADLDTWATLMARSIRAAGGRRGDRVHVAYGYGLFTGGLGAHYGAEELGCTVIPVSGGMTQRQVMLIRDLEPEVIMVTPSYMLAIVDEMERQGVDPRATSLRVGVFGAEPWTEDMRRELEQRLDMHALDIYGLSEVMGPGVAVECVETKDGLHLWEDHFYPEIIDPVTGAVLPDGERGELVLTSLTKEAMPVVRYRTRDLTRLLPGTARPMRRIEKIAGRTDDMMILRGVNVFPTQIEELILRTPALSPHFQCVLGRRGRLDTLTVHVERRPGAALDEAERAGAALVEQVKNTIGVSVAVRVIEPDGVERSMGKMRRIVDQRRER is encoded by the coding sequence GTGCAGGACCGCACCCCTCGTCCGGACGAGCTGGATCCCGTCGAGCGGATCGGCGTCGACGAGCTGCGGGCCCTCCAACTGGACCGGCTGCGCCGGTCGCTGCGGCACGCGTACGACCACGTGCCGCACTATCGCCGCGCGTTCGACGACGCCGGCGCGCACCCCGGCGACGTCCGCGACCTGGCCGACCTGGCCCGCTTCCCGTTCACCGCCAAGGCCGAGCTGCGGGAGAACTACCCGTTCGGCATGTTCGCCGTACCCCGGGAGCGGATCGCCCGGCTGCACGCCTCCTCCGGCACCACCGGGCGCCCCACGGTGGTCGGCTACACCCGGGCCGACCTGGACACCTGGGCCACGTTGATGGCCCGCTCGATCCGGGCCGCCGGCGGTCGCCGCGGCGACCGGGTGCACGTCGCGTACGGCTACGGGCTGTTCACCGGCGGCCTCGGCGCGCACTACGGCGCCGAGGAGCTGGGCTGCACGGTGATCCCGGTGTCCGGCGGCATGACACAGCGTCAGGTCATGCTGATCCGCGACCTCGAACCCGAGGTCATCATGGTCACGCCCAGCTACATGCTCGCCATCGTGGACGAGATGGAGCGCCAGGGCGTCGACCCGCGCGCCACCTCGCTGCGCGTCGGCGTGTTCGGTGCCGAGCCGTGGACCGAGGACATGCGCCGCGAGCTGGAGCAGCGGCTCGACATGCACGCGCTCGACATCTACGGGCTCTCCGAGGTGATGGGGCCCGGGGTGGCGGTCGAGTGCGTGGAGACCAAGGACGGCCTGCACCTGTGGGAGGACCACTTCTATCCGGAGATCATCGACCCGGTCACCGGCGCGGTGCTGCCCGACGGTGAACGGGGTGAGCTGGTGCTGACCTCGCTGACCAAGGAGGCCATGCCGGTGGTCCGCTACCGCACCCGTGACCTGACCCGGCTGCTGCCCGGCACGGCCCGCCCGATGCGGCGGATCGAGAAGATCGCCGGGCGCACCGACGACATGATGATCCTGCGCGGGGTGAACGTCTTCCCGACCCAGATCGAGGAGCTGATCCTGCGTACCCCGGCCCTGTCGCCGCACTTCCAGTGCGTGCTGGGCCGGCGGGGGCGGCTGGACACCCTCACCGTGCACGTGGAACGGCGCCCCGGCGCCGCGCTGGACGAGGCCGAGCGGGCCGGGGCGGCCCTGGTCGAGCAGGTCAAGAACACCATCGGGGTCTCCGTGGCGGTCCGGGTGATCGAGCCGGACGGGGTGGAGCGCTCGATGGGCAAGATGCGCCGCATCGTCGACCAGCGGCGGGAGCGCTGA
- the paaI gene encoding hydroxyphenylacetyl-CoA thioesterase PaaI has product MAGDGGGRTAAHDMFDADVASKGLGIELVSAGDGAAVARMRVTAAMLNGHSIGHGGFVFLLADTAFALACNSHGPVTVAAGGEISFLRPVREGDLLEASATERVRHGRSGIYDVTVRRGDEVVAEFRGRSRMLRGGDPS; this is encoded by the coding sequence ATGGCCGGGGACGGCGGCGGTCGCACCGCGGCCCACGACATGTTCGACGCCGACGTGGCGTCGAAGGGGCTCGGCATCGAGCTGGTCTCGGCCGGCGACGGCGCGGCGGTGGCCCGGATGCGGGTCACCGCGGCGATGCTCAACGGGCACTCGATCGGCCACGGCGGCTTCGTGTTCCTGCTCGCCGACACCGCGTTCGCCCTGGCCTGCAACAGCCACGGGCCGGTCACCGTGGCCGCCGGCGGCGAGATCAGCTTCCTGCGCCCGGTGCGCGAGGGCGACCTGCTGGAGGCGTCCGCCACCGAACGGGTCCGGCACGGGCGCAGCGGGATCTACGACGTCACCGTGCGGCGCGGCGACGAGGTGGTGGCCGAGTTCCGGGGCCGCAGTCGCATGCTGCGAGGCGGGGACCCTTCGTGA
- a CDS encoding adenylate/guanylate cyclase domain-containing protein, with protein sequence MVITTPVGSREAVSAARWPLPEERRTVTVLFVDIVGSTALVERLDPEDVRTLQRVYFGTVAGVLRRWRGVVEKYVGDAVMALFGAPDCDGFDAYRAVRAGLEIQAALDRRSPGDARLRVRVGVATGEVLVDLTGARDGGHGAASGAVITTAARLQEYAPPGAVVVCPTTRRAIAGLVDQRPHATATLAGKAAPLDVWRVTGLSRHRPARHRGPLVGRRRELAGAADAVTRALREHRPRWISLTGPPGSGRSRLLHELTRAVARVDGTAVRWCVTHCPPYPDGDLAPLADLVRALLTQDATGVRPRLPHVGRSTTSPALAAFLATPRDAAAGARAATACRELLLDRAAGGPVVVAVDDLDRAAPALHRFLRQLHATAGDRGLALAVVTTHGAGRADPWSGPVGRRHRVWLPPLGVRETGRLLRHLLDRANRPAALAARLLPLVGGNPGVAAAYATADPADEPAGVPAAVRRLVDARLDALDGRQRAVLMAGAALGGPIVAATVERMLGWPAGHAGPVLHTLAATGLLGRTDAAPVALAGGAGWTIVEPVVTRVAAHRLPRAARADFARRLVGGDPVQAHRTDRPLPLAGARPGRNAGPGVNGRPAAAVRSRANSGPAAGGTRSTAGGTGAGLVTADVVGGAGATLDAGIATVAGLDPGAGIVGGAGAGRGAADAPATGPGPVAARPPAGWSGDAPAVRLAAGTGVGVPDRDADERASCPLAVGRSRRSGGGARPATVPPSRPVGAGAALGLPEYAGSGAGRAGPPSRAAPVDTPTAAGPAAAAHPLERAARLSEPVGRRVSSGAPLGLVA encoded by the coding sequence ATGGTGATCACCACGCCCGTGGGGAGTCGGGAAGCCGTCAGCGCGGCGCGCTGGCCACTGCCGGAGGAGCGCCGCACCGTCACCGTCCTCTTCGTCGACATCGTCGGGTCGACCGCCCTGGTGGAGCGGCTCGACCCGGAGGACGTGCGGACGCTGCAACGGGTCTACTTCGGCACCGTGGCCGGTGTGCTGCGCCGCTGGCGGGGCGTGGTGGAGAAGTACGTCGGCGACGCGGTGATGGCGTTGTTCGGCGCGCCCGACTGCGACGGCTTCGACGCGTACCGGGCGGTGCGGGCCGGGCTGGAGATCCAGGCGGCCCTGGACCGGCGGTCGCCGGGCGACGCCCGGCTGCGGGTACGGGTCGGGGTGGCGACCGGCGAGGTGCTCGTCGACCTGACCGGGGCCCGCGACGGCGGGCACGGCGCGGCCAGCGGCGCGGTGATCACCACCGCGGCCCGGCTCCAGGAGTACGCGCCGCCCGGCGCCGTGGTGGTCTGCCCGACCACCCGGCGGGCGATCGCCGGCCTGGTGGACCAGCGTCCACACGCCACCGCGACGCTCGCCGGCAAGGCGGCCCCGCTGGACGTGTGGCGGGTCACGGGGCTGTCGCGGCACCGGCCGGCCCGGCACCGCGGCCCGCTGGTCGGCCGTCGCCGCGAGCTGGCGGGCGCGGCCGACGCGGTGACCCGGGCGCTGCGGGAGCACCGTCCACGGTGGATCTCGCTGACCGGGCCGCCCGGCAGCGGTCGCAGCCGGCTGCTGCACGAGCTGACCCGGGCCGTGGCGCGGGTGGACGGCACCGCGGTGCGCTGGTGCGTGACGCACTGCCCGCCGTACCCGGACGGGGATCTCGCGCCGCTGGCCGACCTGGTCCGCGCGCTGCTCACGCAGGACGCGACCGGCGTCCGTCCCCGGCTCCCCCACGTCGGGAGGTCGACGACCAGTCCCGCGCTGGCCGCGTTCCTCGCCACGCCGCGTGACGCCGCGGCGGGCGCCCGGGCCGCGACGGCCTGCCGCGAACTCCTGCTCGACCGCGCTGCCGGAGGCCCGGTGGTGGTGGCCGTGGACGACCTGGACCGCGCCGCGCCGGCGCTGCACCGCTTCCTGCGCCAGTTGCACGCCACGGCCGGCGACCGGGGGCTGGCGCTGGCGGTGGTCACCACGCACGGCGCCGGGCGCGCCGACCCGTGGTCCGGCCCGGTCGGCCGGCGACACCGGGTGTGGTTGCCGCCGCTGGGCGTCCGCGAGACCGGTCGCCTGCTGCGACACCTGCTCGACCGGGCCAACCGTCCCGCCGCCCTGGCCGCGCGGCTGCTGCCGCTGGTCGGCGGCAACCCGGGCGTGGCCGCCGCCTACGCCACGGCCGACCCGGCCGACGAGCCGGCCGGGGTGCCCGCCGCGGTGCGCCGGCTGGTGGACGCCCGGCTGGACGCGCTGGACGGCCGGCAACGCGCGGTGCTGATGGCCGGTGCGGCGCTGGGCGGCCCGATCGTCGCCGCCACCGTCGAACGGATGCTCGGGTGGCCGGCCGGGCACGCCGGGCCGGTGCTGCACACCCTGGCCGCGACCGGTCTGCTCGGCCGCACCGACGCCGCCCCGGTCGCGCTCGCCGGCGGGGCCGGCTGGACGATCGTCGAGCCGGTGGTGACCCGGGTGGCCGCCCACCGGCTGCCGCGGGCGGCGCGGGCGGACTTCGCCCGCCGGCTGGTCGGCGGCGACCCCGTCCAGGCCCACCGCACCGACCGACCGCTCCCGCTCGCCGGCGCCCGGCCCGGGCGCAACGCCGGACCCGGTGTGAACGGTCGGCCGGCTGCCGCCGTCCGGTCGCGCGCCAACTCCGGGCCCGCAGCCGGCGGGACGCGGAGTACCGCCGGCGGAACGGGCGCCGGTCTCGTGACCGCCGACGTCGTGGGGGGTGCCGGCGCCACGCTCGACGCCGGCATCGCGACGGTCGCCGGCCTCGATCCCGGCGCCGGCATCGTGGGGGGTGCCGGCGCCGGGCGAGGGGCCGCCGACGCGCCGGCCACCGGGCCGGGTCCGGTCGCGGCCCGACCACCGGCGGGGTGGTCGGGCGATGCTCCCGCCGTGCGCCTCGCGGCGGGCACCGGGGTCGGCGTCCCGGATCGGGACGCCGACGAGCGGGCGAGCTGCCCGCTCGCGGTGGGACGGTCGCGCCGGTCGGGTGGAGGGGCCCGACCGGCGACCGTCCCGCCGTCCCGTCCGGTCGGGGCCGGCGCGGCTCTGGGCCTACCGGAGTACGCCGGGTCCGGCGCGGGCAGGGCCGGGCCACCGTCGAGGGCCGCCCCGGTCGACACGCCGACCGCCGCCGGTCCGGCCGCGGCGGCGCACCCGCTCGAGCGGGCCGCCCGCCTGTCCGAACCGGTTGGCCGACGCGTCTCGTCGGGTGCCCCGCTGGGGCTGGTGGCCTGA